One genomic window of Desulfuromonas sp. includes the following:
- a CDS encoding acyl-ACP thioesterase codes for MAMTEMDIYQADYRIRSYEIDTRGLVRPLTILNYLQDAAGEHAARLGASVPALLKKNLTWVLSRYHLQFHSFPPVHSQISLRTWPSAKEGRFALRDFALTGPDNQLIVSATSSWMLINLETRRPVRIDEFLPELPTVPRRMVHDNFTSLPVPLDFNCELPFRVRHSDLDINQHVNNTVYVDWALETIPANIIGQVSPQTIEVSYRAEAKYGDRVFSRSNYDCQSSCSLHQLLRESDGRELARLQVQWQPR; via the coding sequence GTGGCGATGACCGAAATGGATATTTATCAGGCAGACTACCGGATCAGAAGCTATGAAATTGACACCCGGGGGCTGGTCCGGCCGTTAACCATACTCAATTACCTGCAGGATGCCGCCGGTGAACATGCAGCCCGGCTTGGTGCTTCGGTGCCGGCTCTCCTGAAGAAAAACCTGACCTGGGTCCTGTCCCGCTATCATCTGCAGTTTCATTCTTTCCCGCCGGTCCACAGCCAGATCAGTCTGCGCACCTGGCCGTCGGCGAAAGAAGGGCGTTTTGCCCTGCGTGATTTTGCATTGACCGGTCCGGACAACCAGTTGATCGTCTCGGCGACCAGTTCCTGGATGCTGATCAATCTCGAAACGCGGCGCCCGGTTCGTATTGATGAGTTTCTGCCGGAACTGCCGACCGTTCCCAGGCGAATGGTTCATGATAACTTTACCAGTTTGCCGGTTCCGCTCGATTTTAATTGCGAGCTTCCATTCCGGGTGCGTCACAGCGACCTCGATATTAATCAGCATGTCAATAATACCGTCTATGTCGACTGGGCCCTGGAGACTATTCCTGCCAATATCATCGGGCAGGTGAGCCCGCAAACAATTGAAGTCTCATATCGCGCCGAAGCAAAATACGGTGATCGGGTTTTTTCACGAAGCAACTATGATTGCCAGTCATCTTGCAGCCTGCATCAGCTTCTGCGCGAAAGTGACGGCCGGGAACTGGCCCGCCTGCAGGTACAGTGGCAGCCTCGTTGA